The genomic segment CAATGCTTGATTTTTAGCACCATCTCTACGCGCGTTGGGGAAGAAGTTTGGACTAAATTCATCCTTAAAAATATAACCCTATTTTGATTTAAGATAAGCACTTTACTGTACCATGTGAATGATTGCAGTTCACTCAAGGCAACACTTGTTCCAACAAAAGTTGTTTCAGAATTTTGTactgtttttctaaaaaaaaaaaaaaaaaaggcaataaaatgcttttaatAACTCacgtgtctgtgtgatttCTATTAATCGTGCTCATTAATTTCCTGTAAAGTAAAAATTGGTTGGAAATTGGATACATTTGATTTAAGATGAGCACTTTGTGAATGATTGCAGTTCCAGAATTTtgcattgttaaaaaaaaagcaataaaattattttaataactcACGTGATGTCAATTAATCATTGTGCTCAATGATTTCCTGTAAAGTAGGAATTGGAAACCAGATACTTGTCATGCGCTGTCTTCTTTCGCGCCGGTTTCACATTAACTAGCATTATCTTTTGGCCAAGGCTGAGTGAGGCTTGTTTGCCGTAAATCATCTTATCAGTCACACTCACTGATATTTGAGCTGTGTCACATGTCCTTGGGTATAAGTAAAACTACCACCTCACTTTTCCCAACACTCCCTGAACCTGTGGTGACGTGTATGTGGTTCCACTTCTCATCAGCCACCAGAATGCCACTGTGGGGTTTTCCACAGGCCTCACCATACATGACTGATGCAACCTGTTGCAAGAGCTAGTATCACCTTGCTCCACCATGCTACTTTATgtgaaacaaaatatgaaatgctGATAGAAATGGACATACtcttaaaacttaaaattgaACTGGTCAAAAAGAACTCATCTTCtaaaaaatgtgacaataCAAAGAAGTGGATGCCCTTCCAAAAGTGGTCAGGGAGGCTGCCAAGAGACCACAGCACATTGAATGAGCTGCAGGAATGTCTGGCAAGTACTGGCTGTTGAGTTCATGTGACAACAATCTCCTGTCTTCTCCGTACAGTATGTAGGCAATAGGGAGGCCAATGACCAAGACATAAACTTGTGTACTGTATCTGTCCAAAGGTAAGGTTGAGAACACCTTTCCAAACTTGACCACTTATTAATTCTGTCGGTTATATTGACTCTTCACAGTAAGAGGCAAACTTTCCAACAAAAGGGTTGTACAGTGCATAATGAAATATTATATAACAGAAAAACATGCCTGTATTTACCGTACACTGTGTAAGTTAGTAACTCAGAAAGTCACTTGATTGCATAACATGTTTTTGGGCATTGCATACGTAAAAGGGCAAGACGGAAGTAACTGATGCAACCGCCGAGTGACTTTTGTGCAGACTTCGATGGGCGCGACTGAGCTCCAACGTTGGTTCTGGACTGCATTGATTGTCGCCCTCTTGTGGACATTCTTAGTTCACGCAATGATTCATGTGTACATGTGAGTGTATGTGTGCAACTTCAGTACTGTACAATGTCTTACAGAATTGACGACCAAAGGACCTCCTGTGAAATAAAAGTTATTAAAATAAGTGTTGGCTTTTTAAATCCCTGCACCCCTATGCGTCCACACACGCAAAATTCTGTCATAATATAAACATGACACGTTTGATTGGATAAATGCTTTAACATTTTATAACATACACGATTAACATGATAGAAAGTTTCTTTTATAATTACAAAGttacaaatgaaacattttaaaattaaacgATCAAAGAAGGAAAGTCGTAAGAACACGGATAATCTTGCAACACTAAACTACGCAACACTTGGTTAAACTTCCGCAAGATTTTGGTATTTCCCGTCAGCCCGCGAGAGCGTGACGATTTATGACGTCACGCGAGAGATCACGCGAGACTTCATTTCTGCCACCAATCCAACATGGCGTCGTAGGGACGTTGTTATTGTCCGAGCATTCAGTCGAGCTTTGTTATATCGCCCACGAATGAACGGAAAAGGCCCCAGAACATTGGCGGGGGCATGAGAGGAAGATTTGGGGATAATGCTGAGATCAACCGGCTTCTTCCGTGGGCTTGACTGTCCGTTTTACGCCGAATACGTTGAAGGCAAAGGCAGCGGCAATGGGTGCAACAGACCCTACTGTCACTTCAGGCACAGCCAGCAAAGACGGCAGACCTACGAGTGCGCTGCTGTCGAAACTAATAAGACCCACGCCGCCCAAAAAGGTGACTTAAATCGTACGACTTAGTCGAAATTGGGGATAAAGATACTACTGGTCAACCGTTCGCTTTCGAGGACACGTTTGGAAGAGGGCTAACGAACTGTAGCACTACAAGCAGTTTCCCCAAACTCTTTTACAACGTACAAAGACGCCCTGACATGTTCACCGACACACATATGTCATGTGTAAAGATttggagaaagaaaatactttgGCAGGAGACCTATGATGTTTTGTACAAGTTGCTATGagaaatgttttgcaaatttCAGTTTTGATGTGGGACAtgtatcaattaaaaaaaaacattgtgtgtTGGGTTCTAAGAGTGCCTTTATTGTCTTCTTGCAGAACAAGGTTATGACCCCTTCAAACCTGAAGTTGTGCGACCTCAAGAGCATCGGAATGGAACTTTGCCTCAGTCGGGCGACCTCACCGGTGCTCTGGAGATGGTCAACAAGGCCATCGAGGAGGTCCGCAATGAAGTGGAGAGGGAGAAGAAGAAACTGTGTCAGATTGGGGACGAACCATATAATCCCAGTGGAAGGACGAGCGCATCTTCCTCTGAAGGCGTTAAAGGTCAGACAGCGGCTACACACTTGGCCTACGATCCCGACAATCATCTCATGACGTCAGGAGGGTACAACCCCAGCCCTGGTAGCAGCAAGTACACTCTGGATTCGGGCAGTCGAGGAAGCAATAGCAACTCCATGGAGTATGTTCCCGCTTTGGTCAAAAAGGCTCCATCTCGGACACACACCCAGAGAGTCCCCTCTCCGCCCCCAAGTCCACGATACTCCAGCAAGACATCTTCCTCAACTTGTAAATACACCCTGGATACTTCGAAGCCATCGACAGACATGGAATACGACCCGCTCTCCAACTACTCGGCAGGGATTGCAGCAAAGCGTAAGAGTGACGGCGCCGTGTGCAATATTATCACCAAGGgcaaaaagacacaaaggcTCCGCGCGTCCGATGACGCCATTTTCCCGTCTGTGAGCAAAGCGCCGCGACAGAGCGTCGACACAAACAAGTACACCATCTCCGACTCTGACGCCGAAAGCTCTGGAACCGAGTACCGACCGACTTCGCTGAGTAGTCTTCAGcagaaaaaagtcaacagcGTGACAAAAGTTGGAGACAATTTGGGCAAGGAGAGGAAAGAGGTGGCTAAAGGTGCCCTAGAAGCACCGGCACAGAGGAATAAGGAGCACTTGGAGACGGGGGAAAAGTTAGGcccagagaagaaaaagataaGAATCGAGAAATCCGAGACAGCAAAAATGAACCAAACATTGCTTGTCAAAAAAAGTAGCAAGGATAAGGGCAAAGAGTCTCTGAAGAAATCGGAGAAAAAAGAGcagacaaaaaaggaaaacaagagtCACGGTGAGAAAAAGGACACTGTGAAAGTTAAGACTCCTGATAAAGAGCACAAAAGAAGCGATGAGAAGAttcattcaaaaacaaactccagcaaACGAGATAAGGAGATGGAAAACCGCGCAAAGGAAAGCGGCAAGAGCAAAGAGCAAAGCAAGCAGAAGGAAAGGAAACATAAAAACGGCCAACTCCAGGCCACGAAAAGAGACAAGGATGGAAGGAATCTGAGCAAAAGCAGCTCCTCTACCACCAGTGCAAAGAGCAAAGCCACTTCGGCCATCGgcaaagagaaaatgaaacacagcgccactaaaaacacaaaaagcccCAAACAAAGAACTCTGAGTCACGCGGATCTTTTTGGCGACGAGAGCGCAGAGGAGGCGGAACCGATGGGACCGGACGGCGACGAGTCGGAAGAAGCGCCGCCCGTGAGGAAATCTGCCGACGCTTTGAAGAGGGGACAACTCACTATGAGGAAAGCCTTCGAGCTGACTCTGTCTTTCTCCGAGGACGAGGACGACGGAGCCCCGGAAGGGAGCGCCGCCGACCCGGACGCGACCATCGACTTGACGCTTTTCCAAgatgactttgactttgactcgGATCCTATGGAAGAGTGTTTGCGCATCTTCAACGAATCCAAGGATGTCAAGAAGGAAGACAAGGGAAGGCAAGCCAAGCAGGTCAGCGCTCTTACCCCAGCGACATTTGCTGTTTTGATCAAACGCGAGGTTGTCACGTGTTTATGTCTGTCAGCCATCCAGAGATTTCGAGGAGGACCCCACTGAGAGCACTTTAACCACTCTCTTCCCTGGTCAGAAGAAGAGAGTCTCACACTTTGCTGCCAAACCAAATGTAAGTTGACCTACAGCTCTTTTTTACATGTTCGTGCTGTGAGGAAAATAAATCGCGATAAATTAGGATGGGTTGATAGGTTGAGGATGAGCTaaccaataaaacaaataaaatataataataatgataataataagaatGACTTAAGAGGATGTTGaaggtaatgtttttttcttttgagagTTTCTATTGAATCaacttgttttccttttatttttttttgtttgtcagacGGACGGACCTTCAAAGAACGTGGTCCGGCCACACAGGAGACCCACGGCTCAGGAGGTTTGCTATCAGCGCTTGCAGTTGGCGCAGCAGCAAGCTGCTCAGCTTGCCGCTTCGGTCAAACCACAAAGCACACCCAGCAGCGGCTCTTCAGGAGAGAAGAAGAGGATCGCACATCGTCCCAACCCCTTGACAATACCCTCCAAGGCCACAAGTATGTCATTCgtctttattttgggtgtGAAAAAGGACCCATGATTTGAGTCTTACTAATATTAACCATGTATTTGCCTATAACACGAGGAGGTTGAATGATGTCTCTTTGTAAAATGTCCCAATTTGTTTCGTGCAGGTTCTCAAGATGCCAAAGCAGCTGGTAGCCTGCCCGTGAAGAGCCAAACCACAGCCGGTATCTTGTCAAAGACCACGTCCACCGTTGCACAAAAACGAGTGGCTCACACACCCACCCTCAAGGTATAGTTCATCTCGAGAATGTAAAATCAGGTGGTGAAAATCAGGATTATTTGATACCAGatggattgtgtgtgtgtgtgtgtgttccctcAGAGTTCTTCTATGAAGCGTCCCATCATCCCCGTTGATTTTGGGGCCAAAGTCCCCAACATTATTCGCCAGCGCTACCTCAACAATTTCATCGACGAGTGTATCAAATTTTGCCCGTCGGAGGATGTTGCTTTCCAGATGGTAGGAATGTCGAAGGGTCTATCTCAATTGCTTTTCCTTGacgacaaatgttttttttgtcctgtcaGGGCCTTGACGAGGAAAAGCTAGTCTATGaccgcagcaacaccaagAAAATCTATGTCAATCTAGCGGTCAACACGCTGAAGAAGCTCCgtaacagcagcagcagcagcagcagctctcGCTCCTCGCCTGCCATCAGTATGTCACCACCGATGTCATACACTCATGTAACGTGGACTGACTTATTTGTCTATGTTGCTTTACAGAGGAGGTGGCTTTACCTCCTTCGAGGAAAGCCCAGTCTCATCAGGAAGTTCTGGGAGGTCGTCTCGCAGCTACCACCAGTTTCACTGTCAATAGGATGGGTAGACAGCTCGAGGAGAAGCTCCATGGTGAGGCCATTTGCTTTGTTTCTCATGAACCCTTTCCTCAATCAGTGATCTCATAGTACCTTTAAGAGCAATAGACCTTTGAGTTCAACCAGATTTTTGGGAAGTGTcatcttttgaaataaatttcaTAGCATATTATTATGCAAATGACAAGTGCAGTTAAGCTATGGCTGAAACTGAGAAGGGACAATCGAAACGAAGCACCAAGATTGCACACAAAAGCTGATATTTGTGGTTGCACTTATTTGACCGGCTCAGAATCAACGTTTTGCTCTGCCGCACTTTAGGAGCATCGTTTTACAGGAAGCTGAAGGCATATTTGATGACAGAGGAACAGCTGCAGGAGCACGGATACCCTCGATTGAACCCCAACGCAACAGGGAAGGCCGTTATATACAACCTCCCAGAGAAGAAGGCCGTCACGGACCGTAAGTATTAAGTAGACAGACACAGACTAGCCATTGGATCTCATTTGATGCAGGTGTTCATTTGGGGAGTAGAAATGTACATTCCGGAAATGTTTCCTCAAAACCCTTTTTCTCCTTTGGCCCGTTTGTAGCGTTCACCAAGATATGCTGCAGATGCGGTGCAGAGTACCAAGTCAACGTCAAGGGTAACTGTATTCGTAGGGAAGAGTGCGCTTTTCACTGGGGACGTTTGCGCAGGCAGAAAGGTAAGGTGCTTGTCGTTGGGCTGTGCAAAATGGCGCAAATTCTTCTTGACGTCAGTCCTGTCGTGGCAGTGGCTGGAGGCTGGGAGACCATGTACAGCTGCTGCTCCGGGGCCGTGGGCTCGCCAGGCTGCCAAATGGCCCAGGTATCGTCAACTCTCAGAAGCATTTCAAAGCCAATGAATGGAGCCTTGAATATCCACGCTGCACATTTATTTCCTTAGCAACACGTTCAGGATGGGCGCAAGGAGTCATTAGATGGCTTTGTGACCACGTTCAGCAAAGCTCTCCCAGGAGATGGCAATGGAGGAGTGTTTGCCTTGGATTGTGAAATGGTAGGCCACCCCTCATAAATGTAAatgattatttcatttgttttttctcattgCTTAGTGCTGACTGAAAGCTTTTCACTTGTTTTGTGTCCTCAGTGTTACACAAAGCAAGGCCTGGAGCTGACGAGAGTCACGGTCATAAACTCCGACTTAAAAGTCCTCTACGACACATTTGTCAAACCTGAGAGCAAAGTGGTTGACTTTAACACACGGTTTGTCGACGCTCCAAATCCTGAATTTAGCCGCTTCTGAAATGAAGAtctgccaacaaaaaaaaaaaaccaactatATTctgaagtgtttttgtttgtttgcagatTTTCCGGCGTGACGGCCGAGGACTTGGATGGTGCCACCATCACCTTGAGAGATGTTCAGGCTGTGCTGCTCAGTATGTTCAGTGCCGAGTCCATCTTGTTGGGACACAGCCTGGAGAGCGACCTCCTGGCTCTCAAGGTAGATTTAATCAAATTGCATTGTATAAATGCattgtgatgaaaaaaaaagaaataacgtCAATTCAAGTATGAACATATTGACGGATGACACGTCTGTGGGCAAAACTATTTCAGCTGATTCACAGTTCAGTGGTAGACACAGCCATCGTGTTTCCTCACCGACTTGGTTTACCCTACAAACGTGCCTTGAGGAACCTGATGGCCGACTACCTCAAACGCATCATCCAGGACAGCGGTGAGAGACATTGCACACACTTAGCGGCGTTTTGGTTTGAGAATGATTATGTTTtacatggaaaacattttgacatttgagaaatgacatttcaaattcgatttttatttctttagtgCAAATTTGTTCTGTCCCATGCCCcttaaaagcagcagcagcagcagcagctttcATTTCCCTGTTTTACAGTCGAAGGCCACGACTCGAGCGAAGATGCCGCCGCCTGCATGGAACTGATGATGTGGAGGCTGAAGGAGGACGCAAAAGTCAAGAGATGACCTCACGCCACCCTTTCAGACCTAAGAAGGACATTTGGAGATGTTGGGATGGGTAAGCCCAGTTTTGAGCACAAACAGGCCAGAAGCACCTCGTGTGGCTTCTCGCCAATGACGGAGATAAGCAATAGAAGCGAGCCCTCGTTATCAGTGTTACCTCCATTGATAATTCAGTCCTGACTTGTGAGTCAAAGTGCAGCGTTTGAGTCGTTTTTAACGTCCAAAGCCAAACAATTTAGAGAAAAGACTCGTGTTGTCCACAGAAGGAGGAGgattgttgtcatttctttgGCAGGCCACATTGCACTAGAGAAAAGCGCTTGACGTGTCTCAAGTGCAAGTTCTTCATCGGTGTTAACACGCGTTAACTTCACTTATTCCCTGTTGTACATGAAGTGCGTCGCTCTCGTGCTCCCATGAAAACGCA from the Syngnathus acus chromosome 4, fSynAcu1.2, whole genome shotgun sequence genome contains:
- the rexo1 gene encoding RNA exonuclease 1 homolog isoform X2, with the translated sequence MLRSTGFFRGLDCPFYAEYVEGKGSGNGCNRPYCHFRHSQQRRQTYECAAVETNKTHAAQKEQGYDPFKPEVVRPQEHRNGTLPQSGDLTGALEMVNKAIEEVRNEVEREKKKLCQIGDEPYNPSGRTSASSSEGVKGQTAATHLAYDPDNHLMTSGGYNPSPGSSKYTLDSGSRGSNSNSMEYVPALVKKAPSRTHTQRVPSPPPSPRYSSKTSSSTCKYTLDTSKPSTDMEYDPLSNYSAGIAAKRKSDGAVCNIITKGKKTQRLRASDDAIFPSVSKAPRQSVDTNKYTISDSDAESSGTEYRPTSLSSLQQKKVNSVTKVGDNLGKERKEVAKGALEAPAQRNKEHLETGEKLGPEKKKIRIEKSETAKMNQTLLVKKSSKDKGKESLKKSEKKEQTKKENKSHGEKKDTVKVKTPDKEHKRSDEKIHSKTNSSKRDKEMENRAKESGKSKEQSKQKERKHKNGQLQATKRDKDGRNLSKSSSSTTSAKSKATSAIGKEKMKHSATKNTKSPKQRTLSHADLFGDESAEEAEPMGPDGDESEEAPPVRKSADALKRGQLTMRKAFELTLSFSEDEDDGAPEGSAADPDATIDLTLFQDDFDFDSDPMEECLRIFNESKDVKKEDKGRQAKQPSRDFEEDPTESTLTTLFPGQKKRVSHFAAKPNTDGPSKNVVRPHRRPTAQEVCYQRLQLAQQQAAQLAASVKPQSTPSSGSSGEKKRIAHRPNPLTIPSKATNAKAAGSLPVKSQTTAGILSKTTSTVAQKRVAHTPTLKSSSMKRPIIPVDFGAKVPNIIRQRYLNNFIDECIKFCPSEDVAFQMGLDEEKLVYDRSNTKKIYVNLAVNTLKKLRNSSSSSSSSRSSPAIKEVALPPSRKAQSHQEVLGGRLAATTSFTVNRMGRQLEEKLHGASFYRKLKAYLMTEEQLQEHGYPRLNPNATGKAVIYNLPEKKAVTDPFTKICCRCGAEYQVNVKGNCIRREECAFHWGRLRRQKVAGGWETMYSCCSGAVGSPGCQMAQQHVQDGRKESLDGFVTTFSKALPGDGNGGVFALDCEMCYTKQGLELTRVTVINSDLKVLYDTFVKPESKVVDFNTRFSGVTAEDLDGATITLRDVQAVLLSMFSAESILLGHSLESDLLALKLIHSSVVDTAIVFPHRLGLPYKRALRNLMADYLKRIIQDSVEGHDSSEDAAACMELMMWRLKEDAKVKR
- the rexo1 gene encoding RNA exonuclease 1 homolog isoform X1, translated to MLRSTGFFRGLDCPFYAEYVEGKGSGNGCNRPYCHFRHSQQRRQTYECAAVETNKTHAAQKEQGYDPFKPEVVRPQEHRNGTLPQSGDLTGALEMVNKAIEEVRNEVEREKKKLCQIGDEPYNPSGRTSASSSEGVKGQTAATHLAYDPDNHLMTSGGYNPSPGSSKYTLDSGSRGSNSNSMEYVPALVKKAPSRTHTQRVPSPPPSPRYSSKTSSSTCKYTLDTSKPSTDMEYDPLSNYSAGIAAKRKSDGAVCNIITKGKKTQRLRASDDAIFPSVSKAPRQSVDTNKYTISDSDAESSGTEYRPTSLSSLQQKKVNSVTKVGDNLGKERKEVAKGALEAPAQRNKEHLETGEKLGPEKKKIRIEKSETAKMNQTLLVKKSSKDKGKESLKKSEKKEQTKKENKSHGEKKDTVKVKTPDKEHKRSDEKIHSKTNSSKRDKEMENRAKESGKSKEQSKQKERKHKNGQLQATKRDKDGRNLSKSSSSTTSAKSKATSAIGKEKMKHSATKNTKSPKQRTLSHADLFGDESAEEAEPMGPDGDESEEAPPVRKSADALKRGQLTMRKAFELTLSFSEDEDDGAPEGSAADPDATIDLTLFQDDFDFDSDPMEECLRIFNESKDVKKEDKGRQAKQPSRDFEEDPTESTLTTLFPGQKKRVSHFAAKPNTDGPSKNVVRPHRRPTAQEVCYQRLQLAQQQAAQLAASVKPQSTPSSGSSGEKKRIAHRPNPLTIPSKATSSQDAKAAGSLPVKSQTTAGILSKTTSTVAQKRVAHTPTLKSSSMKRPIIPVDFGAKVPNIIRQRYLNNFIDECIKFCPSEDVAFQMGLDEEKLVYDRSNTKKIYVNLAVNTLKKLRNSSSSSSSSRSSPAIKEVALPPSRKAQSHQEVLGGRLAATTSFTVNRMGRQLEEKLHGASFYRKLKAYLMTEEQLQEHGYPRLNPNATGKAVIYNLPEKKAVTDPFTKICCRCGAEYQVNVKGNCIRREECAFHWGRLRRQKVAGGWETMYSCCSGAVGSPGCQMAQQHVQDGRKESLDGFVTTFSKALPGDGNGGVFALDCEMCYTKQGLELTRVTVINSDLKVLYDTFVKPESKVVDFNTRFSGVTAEDLDGATITLRDVQAVLLSMFSAESILLGHSLESDLLALKLIHSSVVDTAIVFPHRLGLPYKRALRNLMADYLKRIIQDSVEGHDSSEDAAACMELMMWRLKEDAKVKR